A single region of the Chryseobacterium sp. 6424 genome encodes:
- a CDS encoding exo-beta-N-acetylmuramidase NamZ domain-containing protein has protein sequence MDLIAKIKDLLLIVLIYFGFYQLNYAQDIDYNGFKTGADRHELYLPLLKGKTIAVVTNQTGLRADRTFLVDFLISENISIKSIFAPEHGFRGDADAGEHVKNGTDAKTGIPIISLYGANKKPKATQLKDVDIILFDIQDVGVRFYTYISTLTYVMEAAAENGVEVMVLDRPNPHDGYIDGPVLKQRWTSFVGMHPVPVVYGLTIGEYGKMVNGEKWLKNGVQAKYTLIPMQNYHKTKRYGVSDKPSPNLPNDQSINLYPSLCFFEGTQVSVGRGTPLPFQIYGSPWTKDLPYKFTPKPNYGAKDPFLNGQLCYGENLSDNQGELRSLNIEWLLKAYKNYKNPTQDFFLKNLFFDKLAGSDELRKQMIAGKSAKEIKKSWQKDLASFEKIRAKYVIYPD, from the coding sequence ATGGATTTAATCGCCAAAATTAAAGATTTACTGTTGATTGTGCTAATTTATTTCGGGTTTTACCAATTGAATTATGCGCAAGACATTGATTATAATGGTTTTAAAACAGGAGCCGATCGTCACGAACTGTATTTGCCTTTGCTGAAAGGAAAAACCATCGCTGTAGTGACCAACCAGACAGGTTTGCGGGCCGACCGTACGTTTCTCGTGGATTTTCTGATTTCAGAGAACATAAGCATCAAATCCATTTTCGCGCCGGAACATGGTTTTCGTGGTGATGCCGATGCAGGCGAACATGTAAAAAACGGTACCGATGCCAAAACAGGCATTCCCATCATCTCATTGTACGGAGCCAACAAAAAGCCGAAGGCAACACAACTGAAGGATGTTGATATCATTTTGTTTGATATTCAGGATGTTGGCGTTCGGTTTTATACCTATATTTCGACCTTGACATATGTGATGGAAGCCGCGGCCGAAAACGGGGTAGAAGTGATGGTGCTTGACCGCCCGAATCCGCACGACGGTTATATTGATGGGCCTGTACTAAAGCAACGCTGGACGAGTTTTGTAGGGATGCATCCGGTCCCTGTCGTGTATGGGCTTACAATTGGCGAATACGGAAAAATGGTGAACGGTGAAAAGTGGCTGAAGAACGGTGTACAGGCGAAATATACCTTAATTCCGATGCAGAATTATCACAAGACAAAACGGTACGGCGTGTCGGATAAGCCTTCGCCTAATTTACCGAATGACCAGTCAATAAATCTGTACCCGAGTTTATGTTTTTTTGAAGGCACCCAGGTTTCCGTAGGACGTGGGACACCGCTCCCTTTCCAGATCTACGGTAGTCCGTGGACAAAAGATTTGCCCTACAAGTTTACGCCAAAACCCAACTACGGCGCGAAAGATCCTTTCCTCAACGGTCAATTATGTTATGGCGAAAACCTTTCCGATAATCAGGGAGAATTACGAAGCCTGAATATTGAATGGCTGCTGAAAGCTTACAAAAATTATAAAAATCCTACGCAGGATTTCTTTTTAAAGAATCTGTTTTTTGATAAACTTGCCGGTTCGGATGAACTCCGAAAACAAATGATCGCAGGGAAATCTGCCAAGGAAATTAAAAAATCCTGGCAAAAAGATCTGGCATCTTTCGAGAAAATCCGGGCAAAATACGTAATCTACCCAGATTAA
- a CDS encoding ABC transporter permease — protein sequence MKFPLYFSKKIAFSKDNKNNLSRIIVFIGRLSVALGVIVSLITVSTGLGSKRAIKERMADFSGHISIKSKQSNNSYNSSVLQTEGLQLAKIKDIPAVAGTQKFVSVSGIMRNEHNFAGIIFKGVGKDFDSERFKKFLIKGNTPKITEDGYNNSICISEKIAKDLHLGVKDSIVAVFSKESQSPLYRKFEVVGIYKTDIKMIDDLFVIGDINHARKIQGMQKGESGGIDVFLKNIDNIDEETPMIDRLAGYQNYTLKATDEYPQIMDFIAIFDTNIVLIISIMLIVVIINIVMVLLILIIERTNSIGMLKTLGATNRQIQAIFINYTLLIMIPGLIFGNLIGVSFLLLQKYFGLIQLNPENYYLSVVPVDLNILHMVSISLGILLVAAIALILPSYLISKISPVKSIKYT from the coding sequence TTGAAATTTCCGTTATATTTTTCTAAAAAAATAGCATTTTCCAAAGATAATAAAAATAACCTCTCAAGGATTATTGTCTTTATCGGTCGGCTTTCGGTAGCCCTTGGCGTTATTGTTTCGCTGATTACGGTTTCCACAGGTTTGGGATCGAAAAGGGCTATAAAAGAACGAATGGCGGATTTTTCGGGGCACATCTCCATTAAATCCAAACAGTCGAATAATTCTTATAACTCATCGGTGCTTCAGACAGAAGGTCTTCAGCTCGCGAAAATAAAGGATATACCAGCAGTCGCAGGCACACAGAAATTTGTTTCCGTAAGCGGGATTATGCGCAATGAGCACAATTTTGCAGGCATTATCTTTAAAGGTGTCGGGAAGGATTTTGACAGTGAACGCTTCAAGAAATTTTTAATTAAGGGAAACACGCCAAAAATTACAGAAGATGGTTATAACAACAGCATCTGTATTTCCGAAAAAATAGCAAAAGACCTTCATTTGGGCGTGAAGGACAGCATTGTCGCAGTGTTTTCCAAGGAAAGCCAAAGTCCGCTGTACCGGAAGTTCGAGGTTGTGGGAATCTATAAAACGGACATCAAGATGATTGATGACCTTTTTGTAATTGGTGACATCAACCATGCCCGGAAAATACAGGGGATGCAGAAAGGAGAATCGGGCGGCATTGATGTTTTCTTGAAAAACATTGATAATATAGATGAAGAAACCCCCATGATCGACCGCCTGGCCGGCTACCAGAATTACACATTGAAAGCGACGGATGAATATCCGCAGATCATGGATTTTATCGCCATTTTCGATACCAACATCGTACTCATCATCAGCATCATGCTGATTGTAGTCATCATTAACATTGTGATGGTGTTGCTCATTTTAATCATTGAAAGAACCAACTCCATCGGTATGCTGAAAACACTGGGCGCTACCAACCGGCAGATCCAGGCGATTTTCATCAATTACACCTTGTTGATCATGATTCCGGGACTGATTTTCGGGAACCTTATTGGTGTCAGCTTTTTATTATTACAGAAATACTTTGGCCTTATACAGCTGAATCCGGAAAATTATTACTTAAGCGTAGTACCGGTTGACCTTAACATTCTGCATATGGTAAGTATTTCTCTCGGGATTCTGCTGGTGGCGGCGATAGCACTGATTCTCCCCAGCTATCTGATCAGTAAAATTTCTCCCGTAAAATCCATTAAATATACTTAG
- a CDS encoding PLP-dependent cysteine synthase family protein yields the protein MKYSNNILETIGNTPLVKLNKVLGDDFPALVLAKVETFNPGNSVKDRMALKMIEDAEKDGRLKPGGTIIEGTSGNTGMGLALAAIVKGYKCIFVTNSKQSKEKCDILRAVGAEVIVCPTDVKPTDPRSYYSVSKRLATETENGWYVNQYDNLSNRTAHYESTAPEIWEQTEGKLTHFVVGAGTGGTISGCGKFFKEKNADIKVIGVDTYGSILKEFHETGELHYDHAYTYITEGIGEDIIPENYDMSLIDHFEKVTDKDGAIYARKLAKEEGIFCGYSAGSAISALVQMKDQFTKDDIIVVLLHDHGSRYVGKIYNDEWMKEMGWL from the coding sequence ATGAAATATTCAAATAACATATTAGAAACCATCGGTAACACGCCGCTTGTAAAACTCAACAAAGTACTGGGCGACGACTTCCCTGCGCTGGTACTTGCCAAAGTAGAAACCTTTAATCCCGGTAATTCCGTAAAAGACCGTATGGCATTGAAAATGATTGAAGATGCCGAAAAAGACGGCCGACTGAAACCCGGCGGTACCATTATCGAAGGAACTTCGGGCAATACAGGGATGGGCCTTGCGCTCGCCGCTATCGTAAAAGGCTACAAATGTATTTTCGTCACCAACTCTAAACAGTCCAAAGAAAAATGCGACATCCTGCGCGCTGTAGGTGCGGAAGTGATCGTTTGCCCCACCGATGTGAAGCCTACAGACCCACGGTCTTACTATAGTGTATCTAAAAGGCTTGCCACTGAAACTGAAAACGGCTGGTACGTCAACCAATACGATAACCTTTCGAACCGAACCGCGCATTACGAATCTACCGCTCCGGAAATCTGGGAACAAACCGAGGGTAAACTCACCCATTTCGTAGTAGGTGCCGGCACGGGAGGAACTATCTCGGGTTGTGGTAAATTCTTCAAAGAAAAAAATGCGGATATTAAAGTGATTGGGGTAGATACCTATGGTTCTATTTTAAAGGAGTTTCACGAAACCGGCGAACTTCACTATGACCACGCCTACACCTATATCACAGAAGGCATTGGTGAGGACATCATCCCGGAAAACTATGATATGTCGCTGATTGATCATTTTGAAAAGGTAACCGATAAGGACGGGGCCATTTATGCAAGAAAACTGGCCAAAGAAGAAGGTATTTTCTGTGGTTATTCTGCCGGAAGCGCCATCTCAGCGCTGGTACAGATGAAAGATCAGTTTACCAAAGATGACATCATCGTCGTACTTTTACACGACCACGGTTCGCGTTACGTAGGGAAAATCTATAACGATGAATGGATGAAGGAAATGGGTTGGTTGTAA
- a CDS encoding glycosyl transferase family 1, whose translation MDSPKKILIISYYWPPAGGPGVQRWLKFVKYLPDFGWVPTVFVPENPSYPIVDESLQKEVSADLRVIRTKIWEPYQIAELFGKDNKKFKAGQFDVGKNQNWKSKLSIWVRGNFFIPDARVFWVKPSVKYLKNYLQNNHFDALVTTGPPHSVHLIGLELKKIFPKLKWVADFRDPWTDISYYKHLKLTKKSDRKHHQLEQQVFENADITLATSYADAENFRQKGANVFCITNGFDGATESIEAPSEKFTLSYIGVLEQLRNPVILWQVLNELLAENSGFSNDFKLKFVGRVDDKILLDIENSALGNHVEYSGYLPHAAANEAMQSAHLLLITNFPEPQSKGIIPGKIFEYLASGNQILSFGPAESDVQKILAETQAGMHFTYTNAGPLKDFILTQYLHWKSGKPKRPSANIERFSRKNLTAELSRLLA comes from the coding sequence ATGGATTCACCAAAAAAAATATTAATCATCAGTTACTATTGGCCACCGGCGGGAGGGCCTGGTGTACAGCGGTGGCTAAAATTTGTTAAATATCTGCCCGATTTCGGTTGGGTACCCACGGTTTTCGTTCCAGAAAACCCAAGTTATCCGATTGTAGATGAATCCCTGCAAAAAGAAGTTTCCGCAGATTTGCGTGTTATCAGGACCAAAATCTGGGAGCCTTATCAAATTGCTGAACTTTTCGGAAAAGACAACAAGAAATTCAAGGCCGGCCAGTTTGATGTCGGTAAAAACCAAAACTGGAAATCGAAACTATCTATTTGGGTTCGAGGCAATTTTTTCATTCCAGACGCACGTGTTTTTTGGGTGAAGCCTTCTGTGAAATATCTTAAGAATTATCTTCAGAATAATCATTTCGATGCGTTGGTGACCACAGGCCCGCCACATTCTGTGCATTTAATTGGGTTAGAATTAAAAAAGATTTTTCCGAAGCTGAAGTGGGTGGCGGATTTCCGTGATCCCTGGACCGATATCTCGTATTATAAACACCTGAAACTTACCAAAAAATCTGACCGTAAACACCACCAATTAGAGCAGCAAGTTTTCGAAAATGCCGACATTACCTTGGCGACCAGCTATGCTGACGCTGAAAATTTCCGGCAGAAAGGGGCAAACGTGTTTTGTATTACCAACGGTTTCGATGGTGCTACAGAAAGCATTGAAGCCCCTAGTGAGAAGTTTACACTGAGCTATATAGGTGTGCTTGAGCAACTTAGGAATCCGGTAATCCTGTGGCAGGTTTTAAATGAATTGTTAGCCGAGAACAGTGGTTTTTCTAATGACTTCAAATTAAAATTTGTTGGCAGGGTTGATGATAAAATTCTGCTTGATATTGAAAATTCTGCATTGGGAAATCATGTGGAATATTCTGGTTATTTGCCACACGCCGCTGCTAATGAAGCCATGCAATCGGCACATTTATTATTGATTACCAATTTCCCGGAACCACAGTCGAAAGGCATTATCCCTGGAAAAATCTTTGAATACCTTGCAAGTGGAAATCAGATTCTGTCTTTTGGTCCCGCCGAAAGTGATGTACAGAAAATATTGGCTGAAACGCAGGCAGGGATGCACTTTACCTATACAAATGCAGGTCCGCTAAAAGATTTTATCCTCACGCAATACCTCCACTGGAAAAGTGGGAAACCAAAAAGACCCAGCGCTAATATCGAGCGTTTTTCGAGGAAAAACCTGACGGCTGAACTCAGCAGGCTGCTGGCGTGA
- a CDS encoding YfhO family protein, which produces MAKNRITLIIIGSLVAFVVIALLYAHPVLIGKQLYQHDIVQYKGGAKELLDYRAQNGEETYWSNSMFGGMPTYQMGAQFRGDVIKKIDDILNFLPKPANYIFLLFAGFYLLGIVAVRDWKYALLGATFFGLSTYFYIALAAGHNGKIHTVAYFAPLLAGILLVYIRKKYIIGFIVTALFMGLQIAANHPQMTYYLFIALAFLFVSELVRAAKGRTTWRHFGISSGILALAFLLGIGMNSQRLMANAEYVTETVRGKQILNNESHTSGKSGMDKESMLMWSYGKLETFNLFIPRLMGGASNEKGSEQMMGKIQELVQANVSSQEELDRIGQGLGSLTYWGEQPGTSGPAYQGAVVCFLALLGFFFAPKKFRYWILGASTLTIMLAWGSNFMVLSDFFIDLVPFYNKFRAPSSILVVAELLFPLIAVIGLYYFFNDNNKTEADASREDDKKKILIYVSATVLGITFLLLLFGKGILGFHTDQEKTYLPPYLLDFLVDERFSMFRADAIKAIMYVGITATVLYLGLKNKLNQNIALLIIGAVSLFDLWSVNKRYLNSDNFIDKTFTDNPFQTENSDLLMHKVGDNQNLQTLLQNAAVNKTLETIAEKDQTHYRIYNQVLGTFSETNTSYFKASVGGYHAVKLRRYDDLINAYFSKMDTVKVPRILNMLNTKYMIFGDTENPQTVMNPENNGNAWFVSQVKFVDTPNEELLQIGEVDTKKVAIVSAEDKDYFNGKSLASDVAASIQLTKYQPNKLEYSIQSRAPQLAVFSEMYYPKGWKMMLDGKEVPYLKVNYLLRAVHVPAGKHTLSMIFEPAVIQTGKIISFICFAVFILLSVFGLVYLYRRSKQNEVTA; this is translated from the coding sequence ATGGCAAAAAACAGAATAACCCTCATCATCATCGGCAGCTTGGTTGCCTTTGTGGTTATCGCACTTCTATACGCGCACCCTGTGCTTATAGGCAAGCAGCTTTATCAGCATGATATCGTACAGTACAAAGGTGGTGCAAAAGAACTGCTGGACTACCGCGCGCAAAACGGTGAAGAAACCTACTGGAGCAACTCTATGTTCGGTGGGATGCCCACTTATCAGATGGGCGCGCAGTTCCGGGGTGATGTCATTAAAAAGATTGATGATATCCTGAACTTTTTGCCCAAACCGGCCAATTACATCTTCCTGCTCTTTGCTGGGTTTTACCTTTTAGGCATTGTAGCCGTCCGTGACTGGAAGTATGCACTGCTTGGTGCTACTTTTTTCGGGCTTTCCACCTATTTTTATATTGCGCTGGCGGCAGGGCACAACGGTAAAATACACACAGTGGCTTACTTTGCACCTTTGCTGGCAGGGATTCTTCTGGTCTACATCCGGAAAAAATACATTATTGGGTTTATAGTAACCGCTTTATTCATGGGGCTTCAGATTGCGGCAAACCATCCGCAGATGACCTATTACCTCTTTATTGCGCTGGCTTTCTTGTTCGTCTCAGAACTGGTTCGGGCAGCAAAAGGAAGGACGACTTGGCGGCATTTCGGCATTTCATCAGGGATTCTGGCGCTGGCCTTTTTACTTGGCATCGGCATGAATTCACAAAGGTTGATGGCCAATGCTGAATATGTGACTGAGACCGTGCGCGGCAAACAGATCCTGAATAATGAAAGCCACACTTCCGGCAAATCCGGCATGGATAAAGAAAGCATGTTGATGTGGAGTTACGGCAAACTCGAAACCTTCAATCTTTTTATACCCCGACTGATGGGTGGCGCCAGTAACGAAAAAGGCTCCGAACAAATGATGGGTAAAATCCAAGAACTGGTACAGGCTAACGTCAGTTCACAGGAAGAATTAGACCGCATTGGCCAGGGGCTTGGCTCGCTAACCTATTGGGGCGAACAACCGGGGACTTCAGGGCCAGCTTATCAGGGTGCGGTGGTTTGCTTTTTAGCGTTGCTAGGCTTCTTTTTCGCGCCGAAAAAATTCCGTTACTGGATTTTGGGGGCTTCTACGCTCACCATCATGTTGGCATGGGGAAGTAATTTTATGGTTTTATCAGACTTTTTCATTGATTTGGTTCCGTTTTACAATAAGTTCCGTGCGCCAAGTTCAATATTAGTCGTGGCAGAACTCTTATTCCCGCTCATCGCTGTCATCGGACTTTATTACTTCTTCAATGACAATAACAAAACGGAGGCAGATGCTTCCCGTGAAGATGATAAGAAGAAAATACTTATTTATGTAAGTGCCACGGTTTTAGGGATCACTTTTCTGCTTCTGTTATTCGGGAAAGGGATTTTAGGATTCCATACCGATCAGGAGAAAACGTATCTTCCGCCATATCTGCTTGATTTTCTGGTTGATGAAAGATTCAGCATGTTCCGGGCTGATGCCATCAAAGCCATAATGTATGTGGGGATCACCGCAACGGTGCTGTATCTCGGTCTTAAAAATAAACTGAATCAAAACATTGCGCTTCTGATAATCGGGGCCGTAAGTCTCTTCGACCTTTGGAGTGTGAACAAGCGCTATCTGAACAGTGATAACTTCATCGACAAAACCTTTACGGATAACCCATTCCAGACGGAAAACTCAGATTTGCTGATGCATAAAGTAGGTGATAACCAAAACCTACAGACACTTTTGCAAAACGCGGCTGTAAATAAAACTTTAGAAACCATCGCTGAAAAAGACCAGACGCATTATCGGATCTACAACCAGGTGCTGGGGACGTTCAGCGAGACCAACACGTCTTATTTCAAAGCATCGGTGGGTGGTTATCACGCCGTGAAGCTTCGCCGGTATGATGATCTTATTAACGCCTACTTCAGTAAAATGGATACTGTGAAGGTGCCGCGCATCCTGAATATGCTCAATACCAAATACATGATCTTTGGTGATACAGAAAATCCGCAGACTGTGATGAACCCCGAGAATAACGGCAACGCATGGTTCGTGTCACAGGTAAAGTTTGTGGATACCCCTAATGAAGAACTTCTGCAAATCGGTGAGGTGGATACTAAGAAAGTAGCGATTGTTTCTGCAGAGGATAAGGATTATTTTAACGGGAAGTCTTTGGCATCTGATGTTGCGGCAAGCATACAGTTAACCAAATATCAACCTAATAAACTGGAATACAGTATACAGTCCCGCGCACCGCAATTGGCTGTCTTTTCAGAAATGTATTACCCAAAAGGCTGGAAGATGATGTTGGATGGGAAAGAAGTTCCTTACCTCAAGGTCAATTATCTTCTGCGTGCGGTGCATGTACCTGCGGGCAAGCACACCCTGTCAATGATATTCGAGCCAGCGGTGATCCAGACCGGTAAAATCATCTCCTTCATCTGTTTCGCAGTGTTTATATTGCTGAGTGTTTTTGGATTGGTTTACCTCTACCGCCGCTCCAAACAAAATGAAGTTACCGCATAA
- a CDS encoding DUF6263 family protein — translation MRKITAIALLSIALVACNKETKTVTKTDPETGKTITVEVPAEDAGIAADAAVQNPAIKDSLGVYTQSFKLKVGETYPLITYQKDVQTMTAPDGKMQSGTTESTDEMTFTVNKFENGVYDITINLLSKRNAQSANGKSIIVDTKLAEPKEEQLKMMWKVNKALVGNKLSLKMKESGEVMSITGFDPVYAKVTASVGSVLKEAAQKKAFNESFKQSFNEKILKDQFTKNLLLIPAKGVKLGEKWTRTENASADGKIKITTHYTLKNVANGLVTIDVTGGIPKKSDKKTQEGITRSLSSELTQSGTILLDQNTGWIKNQNIAVNTLQTETLSDGKQSQSMKSASKSTVVVNPNK, via the coding sequence ATGAGAAAAATTACAGCGATTGCGCTGCTGTCTATAGCCTTGGTAGCTTGTAACAAAGAAACCAAAACCGTAACTAAAACAGATCCTGAAACCGGCAAGACCATTACCGTAGAAGTGCCCGCAGAAGACGCTGGTATTGCTGCCGATGCCGCCGTGCAAAATCCCGCCATTAAAGATTCCTTAGGGGTCTATACCCAATCTTTCAAACTGAAAGTTGGTGAAACTTACCCACTCATCACGTATCAGAAAGATGTGCAGACCATGACTGCGCCCGATGGTAAAATGCAGAGCGGAACTACTGAAAGTACCGATGAAATGACCTTTACCGTAAATAAATTCGAGAACGGGGTTTACGATATTACAATTAATCTGCTAAGCAAACGAAACGCACAGTCGGCCAACGGAAAAAGCATCATAGTCGATACCAAACTCGCCGAACCGAAAGAAGAACAGCTGAAAATGATGTGGAAGGTCAACAAAGCCTTGGTAGGCAATAAACTTTCATTGAAAATGAAGGAATCCGGTGAGGTGATGTCGATTACCGGTTTCGATCCGGTGTATGCCAAAGTAACGGCTTCAGTGGGAAGCGTATTGAAGGAAGCCGCGCAGAAAAAAGCTTTTAACGAAAGCTTTAAGCAAAGTTTTAACGAGAAAATCCTGAAAGATCAGTTTACAAAAAATTTACTGCTGATTCCGGCAAAAGGTGTGAAATTGGGCGAAAAATGGACCCGCACGGAGAATGCCAGTGCTGATGGTAAAATAAAGATCACTACTCATTACACGCTCAAGAATGTAGCTAACGGTTTGGTAACCATTGATGTGACAGGCGGGATTCCTAAAAAATCGGACAAGAAAACACAGGAAGGCATTACCCGAAGCCTAAGTTCTGAACTGACGCAGAGCGGTACCATATTACTGGACCAAAATACCGGTTGGATCAAGAACCAGAACATCGCTGTAAATACGCTGCAAACCGAAACCCTCTCTGATGGTAAACAGTCGCAGAGCATGAAAAGCGCCTCTAAGTCTACGGTCGTCGTTAATCCAAATAAATAA
- a CDS encoding copper resistance protein CopD translates to MPHHLLLILHLLGAAIWVGGHLILSIAILPEVLRKQSPEILLNFERKYEKIGIPALIIMVVSGVWMALNFGVGVSHWFSFSNPIETVVSLKLLLLFTTVLFALSANIFVLPKLSPKLLPVMAFHIISVTLLGVAMLVLGSFVRYGGLNF, encoded by the coding sequence ATGCCACACCATTTATTGCTTATCCTTCATCTGTTGGGCGCTGCCATCTGGGTTGGCGGCCACCTGATCCTTTCCATTGCGATCTTACCTGAAGTACTGAGGAAGCAATCCCCAGAAATCCTGTTGAATTTCGAAAGAAAATATGAAAAGATCGGGATTCCGGCACTTATTATAATGGTTGTTTCTGGCGTATGGATGGCGCTGAACTTTGGTGTAGGCGTTTCTCACTGGTTTTCGTTCAGTAATCCGATAGAAACTGTGGTGTCGCTGAAACTGCTGTTACTGTTCACGACTGTATTATTTGCCTTAAGCGCCAACATTTTTGTGCTTCCTAAACTTTCACCCAAGCTACTTCCGGTAATGGCGTTTCATATCATAAGCGTTACATTATTGGGCGTGGCCATGCTTGTTCTCGGCAGTTTTGTACGATACGGCGGACTGAACTTCTGA